From the Pediococcus acidilactici genome, the window GTCCACAAATTTAGCGGCTTCCACCAAAGTTTCCTTCGTCCCACCGAAAATCTGGATACTCATTGGATGTTCGTTGGGGTCGACTTGCATCATACTTAACGTTTTTTTATTACCGTAAATGATGCCCCGGTCCGAAATCATTTCGCAAACTACCAGTCCGGCACCAAACTGCTTGCAAATTACTCGAAAGGCCGTGTTCGTTACTCCAGCCATCGGTGCAACAACTAATTGATTTGGGATCGTTATGTCCCCAATTTTCCATTCCATTTTTTCACCTCATCAAACTTTTTATGCATGCAGAATATGATAGCACACAAAATTGTGATTGTGGAGGAGCACTAAGTGGACTCCTTACATAAATTGTAGCTAATTATTTTTCATCAATGATTTTTTGCAGATCAGCTTCCGAAAATTGGTATTGATTGCCACAGAACCGACAAACCGCTTGCGCTCCCTGGTCTTTATCAATCATTTCTTGCAGTTCCTCCGTGGGAAGTGAAGCTAATGATTGGGCAAACCGTTCTTTAGAACAGTCACATTCAAATTTAACATCCATTTTATCTAGGATTTTAACCTGATCGTCCTTAAAAATGTCATTTAAAATTTCTTCCGGAGTCTTCCCATCACGCAACATTTCCGAAATTAACGGGATTTCTTTAAGCCGTTGTTGCAACCGATCGATTGCATCATCCGTAGCATCCGGCATAACTTGAATCAAGAAACCGCCCGCTACGCCAACCGTTTCATCCGGGTTCACAAAAACCGATACTCCTACCGCCGAAGGAATCTGTTCAGATTGTGCAAGGTAGTAAGTAAAGTCGTCGCCAATTTCGCCAGAAACTAATCCAACTTGCCCGGTAAACGGATCGCCAAGACCCATATCCTTAGTAACTGCCATGACTCCTTGGTTGCCAACTGCTTGACCCACGTCAATATGGTGATCTTTTTTCAACGGCAAGGATACGTGCGGGTGTTGAAGATAACCTTTAACGGTTCCTTTGGCATTACCGTCCACCACGATGGTGCCCACCGGACCGCCACCGTTAATTTTTACCGTAAGCTTTTCTTCACCCTTTAAAACTGAAGAAGATAGCAATAGGGTCGCCGTTAACGAACGACCTAGCGCTGCCGTGGCTGCGCTCCATGAATCGTGGCGTTGTTGAGCCTCTCGAACCAAGTTAGTAGTGTTGACCGCGTACGCCCGAAACATTCCGTCATTGATAATACTTTTTATTAAATAATCGCTCATTGAGTATGCTCCTTCCGCAAAAAAATCGTGAGTGCATTGGGCAACCCACGATTCTTAAGCTATTAATTTGTTGAACCGTCGTCGTGATCCTCGTCATTTGGATAGTAAACGGTTGTGTCTTGATTGTCTTTATCGTTGGATTCCTTATCCTTAACCGAGTTAGCTGCTTGTTCATGACGTTCGGCTTCCTTGCGTTCTAATTCACGCTTAGCCTCTTCGAAAGTTGCGGCTTTCTCACTTGGAAATTCGGTATCCGATTTCTTTTCCGGCATCTTACCAGTCTTGAATAAGCTGAGAATTTGTTTTTCATCCAAAGTTTCATACTTAAGCAACGCTTCCGCAATAATCTTATGTTGTTCACGATGCTCTTGGATAATCTTGCGAGCTTGTTCGTAACCTTCGGTAGTAAAGCGCCGAATTTCTTCGTCGATGGTTGCAGCAGTCTTTTCAGAGTATGCCGGTCCACTTTCGCCATAGTAGGATTGGCCAGGTGCAGCTAATTCTACTTGACCGATCTTATCACTCATCCCGTACTGCATAACCATTGAGCGGGCAATTTGGGTAGCTTGTTCAAAGTCATTAGATGCCCCTGAAGATTGTTGATTGAAGATAATTTCTTCAGCAGCACGACCACCCATTAAACCAGCAATTTGTTCCATCGCGTCCTTCTTAGACATTAACATCTGGTCTTCACGCGGTAGCATAATCGCGTAACCGCCTGCGCGACCCCGGGGAACGATGGTAACTTTATGCACAACCCGGGCGTCGTTCAAGACTAACCCAACAATGGTATGCCCAGCTTCGTGGTAAGCCACCGTTTGACGTTCCTTCTTGCTGACCACCGCGTTCTTCTTCGCTGGTCCAGCAATTACCCGGTCTTCAGCTTCGTCTAAGTCCGCCGCGTCGATAACCTTCTTGTTACGCCGGGCAGCCAACAATGCCGCTTCGTTAAGCAAGTTTTCCAAATCCGCCCCTACAAAACCAGGAGTTTGTTTGGCAATCTCAGCTAAATCCACGTCGCTAGCAATTGGCTTGTTTTTCGCGTGGACGTGCAGGATGGCTTCCCGTCCGTTAACGTCTGGACGACCAACCAAAATCTTCCGGTCAAAACGGCCTGGACGAAGTAACGCAGGGTCCAATACGTCGGAACGGTTAGTAGCCGCCATAACGATTACTCCTTCATTACCGGTAAATCCGTCCATTTCAACCAGCAATTGGTTCAAGGTTTGTTCACGTTCATCGTGACCGCCGCCAGTACCGTTGCCCCGGCGCCGACCAACCGCATCAATTTCATCAATAAAGATGATCGATGGTGCGTTCTTTTTCGCTTGGTCAAATAAGTCCCGAACCCGGCTGGCACCGACCCCGACGAACATTTCTACGAAGTCTGAACCAGAAATTGAGTAGAACGGAACCCCAGCTTCACCAGCTACCGCCTTAGCCAATAAGGTTTTACCAGTCCCGGGAGGTCCCTCAAGCAGGACTCCGGCTGGAATCCGCGCCCCCAGTTGTACAAACTTCCGGGGATCTTTTAAGAATTCAACAACTTCAACTAATTCTTGCTTTTCTTCTTCTTCT encodes:
- the ftsH gene encoding ATP-dependent zinc metalloprotease FtsH produces the protein MKNNRNGLFKNSLFYIVVFLSIMGIIAAVVGKGGNNQTSTISSSEFISQLKKDNVKSFDIQPSNGVYKITGKYRSAQEDDTATGLFPGTVSSSKVTGFQTSVLQNDSTVSQITKTASADGVKVSTKEEESSSFWVQLLVTGLPLIFFIFIFYMMMGQAGQGGAGKGVMNFGKSKVKPADKSANKVRFSDVAGEEEEKQELVEVVEFLKDPRKFVQLGARIPAGVLLEGPPGTGKTLLAKAVAGEAGVPFYSISGSDFVEMFVGVGASRVRDLFDQAKKNAPSIIFIDEIDAVGRRRGNGTGGGHDEREQTLNQLLVEMDGFTGNEGVIVMAATNRSDVLDPALLRPGRFDRKILVGRPDVNGREAILHVHAKNKPIASDVDLAEIAKQTPGFVGADLENLLNEAALLAARRNKKVIDAADLDEAEDRVIAGPAKKNAVVSKKERQTVAYHEAGHTIVGLVLNDARVVHKVTIVPRGRAGGYAIMLPREDQMLMSKKDAMEQIAGLMGGRAAEEIIFNQQSSGASNDFEQATQIARSMVMQYGMSDKIGQVELAAPGQSYYGESGPAYSEKTAATIDEEIRRFTTEGYEQARKIIQEHREQHKIIAEALLKYETLDEKQILSLFKTGKMPEKKSDTEFPSEKAATFEEAKRELERKEAERHEQAANSVKDKESNDKDNQDTTVYYPNDEDHDDGSTN
- the hslO gene encoding Hsp33 family molecular chaperone HslO, which translates into the protein MSDYLIKSIINDGMFRAYAVNTTNLVREAQQRHDSWSAATAALGRSLTATLLLSSSVLKGEEKLTVKINGGGPVGTIVVDGNAKGTVKGYLQHPHVSLPLKKDHHIDVGQAVGNQGVMAVTKDMGLGDPFTGQVGLVSGEIGDDFTYYLAQSEQIPSAVGVSVFVNPDETVGVAGGFLIQVMPDATDDAIDRLQQRLKEIPLISEMLRDGKTPEEILNDIFKDDQVKILDKMDVKFECDCSKERFAQSLASLPTEELQEMIDKDQGAQAVCRFCGNQYQFSEADLQKIIDEK